One Streptococcus sp. DTU_2020_1001019_1_SI_AUS_MUR_006 DNA window includes the following coding sequences:
- a CDS encoding sigma-70 family RNA polymerase sigma factor — protein MLEKYYEKVKGIVHRCRKDYYLHLWEKEDWDQEGMFCLHELLEKHPELVEEEKKLYVYFKTKFRNRILDSVRKQESQKRRLDRMAYEEVGEISHRLPEGGLWLDDYYALHELLNSYRRKLPQDKQEAYERLWADERFKGRKALLRELKEVIQEK, from the coding sequence ATGCTTGAAAAGTATTATGAGAAGGTAAAAGGAATTGTCCATAGATGTCGAAAAGATTACTATCTCCACCTGTGGGAGAAAGAGGATTGGGATCAAGAAGGCATGTTCTGTCTCCATGAACTTCTAGAAAAGCATCCAGAACTGGTGGAAGAAGAAAAGAAACTCTACGTCTACTTCAAAACAAAATTTCGCAATCGAATCCTTGATAGTGTCAGAAAACAAGAGAGTCAAAAACGTCGCCTAGACCGAATGGCCTATGAAGAAGTAGGAGAAATTAGCCATCGCCTACCAGAAGGAGGATTGTGGCTGGATGATTACTACGCTCTTCATGAATTATTGAATAGTTATAGAAGAAAGTTACCACAAGATAAGCAAGAAGCCTACGAACGCCTCTGGGCAGACGAACGATTTAAAGGCCGCAAAGCCCTTCTCAGAGAGCTGAAGGAAGTAATTCAGGAGAAATGA